One window of Arcobacter sp. LA11 genomic DNA carries:
- a CDS encoding NlpC/P60 family protein: protein MKKEIISLFAVIALFSGCEHVNQPQTATNNTEIEKKEVVQESTNVALDMKKELAEFYNIWKNTKYKAGGTNKRGIDSAALTQLFFKDRLDLNIPRRAYQQSRAGIKVNKQDLEMGDIIILKRKKEFYTGVYMGENEFIHSSFKGVKIEKLDKSPYKNIYHSARRVF from the coding sequence ATGAAAAAAGAAATTATATCATTATTTGCAGTTATTGCTTTATTCTCTGGCTGTGAGCATGTAAATCAACCTCAAACAGCCACTAACAATACTGAAATAGAGAAAAAAGAAGTTGTTCAAGAATCAACAAATGTTGCCTTAGATATGAAAAAAGAATTAGCTGAATTTTACAATATTTGGAAAAATACAAAATATAAAGCTGGTGGAACTAATAAAAGAGGAATTGATTCTGCTGCTTTGACTCAATTATTTTTTAAAGATAGATTAGATCTTAATATTCCAAGAAGAGCATATCAGCAATCTAGAGCAGGGATAAAAGTAAATAAACAAGATTTAGAAATGGGTGATATTATTATATTAAAGAGAAAAAAAGAATTTTATACTGGAGTATATATGGGGGAAAATGAATTTATTCATTCTTCATTTAAAGGTGTAAAAATTGAAAAACTAGATAAGTCACCATATAAAAATATTTATCATTCTGCAAGACGAGTATTTTAA
- a CDS encoding tyrosine-type recombinase/integrase — MRYDLDFCNSFDKTLLFWIERFVRNKLTTLSNSNVNDKDKLASIIQSLVKGTNSIDELKVLVKEARNIGLSGINTYFNPLLKLYKFLKNLGLASMKEIDEELLSDFLASETSGLSDATKKNHRIALLALFSYIDKQNENLDGNSYLFKIELKNWGGLRGNSGSKLPAYMNKEEINKFLYAIDTFEFSSETIYRNRLIIKMIIYTGIRVSEILNLKIKDIYKEEDIYILQVKGKGNKPRVAMIKSKIIEIDLQNWLSQRLCNNDLLVCNKKGNRLTQAYVSRIVEQILISAGIRKEKNGAHMLRHSFATLLYQKHHDLILVQEALGHADINTSRIYTHFDKDRLRATTNLMN, encoded by the coding sequence ATGAGATATGATTTAGATTTTTGTAATAGTTTTGATAAAACGCTTCTTTTTTGGATTGAAAGATTTGTTAGAAATAAACTAACTACGCTTTCAAACTCAAATGTAAATGATAAGGATAAACTGGCTTCTATTATTCAGTCTTTAGTTAAGGGAACAAACTCTATTGATGAATTAAAAGTATTAGTTAAAGAAGCAAGAAACATTGGATTAAGTGGAATAAATACATATTTTAACCCCCTATTAAAATTATACAAATTTTTGAAAAATCTAGGGCTAGCATCTATGAAAGAGATAGATGAAGAGCTACTTAGTGATTTCTTAGCAAGTGAAACTAGTGGTTTATCAGATGCTACTAAAAAAAATCATAGAATAGCTTTACTTGCCCTCTTTTCATATATTGATAAACAAAATGAAAACTTAGATGGGAATTCTTATCTTTTTAAAATTGAATTAAAAAACTGGGGAGGATTACGAGGCAATTCTGGCTCAAAACTTCCTGCTTATATGAATAAAGAAGAAATTAATAAATTCTTATATGCAATTGATACATTTGAATTTTCTTCTGAAACAATTTATAGAAATAGATTAATTATAAAAATGATAATTTATACAGGTATTAGAGTATCTGAAATTTTAAATTTGAAAATAAAAGATATATATAAAGAGGAAGATATATATATTTTACAAGTAAAAGGAAAAGGTAATAAGCCAAGAGTTGCGATGATTAAATCTAAAATTATTGAAATTGATTTACAAAATTGGTTAAGTCAAAGACTTTGTAATAATGACTTACTTGTCTGTAATAAAAAAGGAAATAGATTAACGCAAGCATATGTAAGTAGAATAGTTGAGCAAATACTAATAAGTGCAGGAATTAGAAAAGAGAAAAATGGTGCACATATGTTAAGACATAGTTTTGCAACTTTACTTTACCAGAAGCATCATGACCTTATACTTGTACAAGAAGCTTTAGGTCATGCTGATATAAATACTTCGAGAATTTATACTCATTTTGATAAAGATAGATTGAGAGCCACTACTAATTTAATGAATTAG